The Candidatus Hydrogenedentota bacterium sequence ACCGACAATCTGGCATTACCGCAACAAAGTTGATTTCAGTTTTGGGCGCAAGTTCTATCCCGAACCGCCACCCAAGGATTTTGATCGCGAATCCGTCCTTGGATTCAAAACAAAAAACCGCTGGTACCGGCCGTTGGACGTCGAGGAATGCCGCATCGCGCCGGAAGGTATGGGACCGTTGCTGGACGGCGTTCGGCGCTGGATGCTTGAACAGGGTCTGCATGCCTACGACACACGCAACAAGAAAGGCTTTCTGCGCGCCCTGCTTGTTCGCGAGGCAAAACGCACGTCCGAGCGCATGGTCGTACTGATTACGGCGGACGGCGACTTCGACCGGTCCTCGTTTGTCGAGGCCGTGCGCGCAGTCTATCCGGCCAAGAGCATTCAGCGGGGCATATTCCGCGGCCTTGCCGATGTCGCGACGGCCGAGGAAGTCGAGGTTTTGTATGGTCCCGAAACCATCGAAGACTGCTTGTGCATTCGCGACGGCGACGCCCTGCGGCCGATTCTTTTCCGCATATCCCCCTTCAGTTTTTTTCAAACGAACACGTTCGGCGCCGAACGTCTTTATGCGCGGATTCGCCAATGGGTAAAGGACATCAACCCGGACACGTTATACGATTTGTATGGCGGCATGGGCGGTATTGCCTTCGCCTGCGCGGACTTGGTCGGGCACATCGTGTCGGTCGAGTCCGTCGCGTCCGCCACACAAGACGGGATTTACAATGCCAAACGCAACGGCATCGAAAATGTGACGTTTTTCACGGATACCGTCGAGCGGTACTTGAAGAATTTGCGGGAAGGCGATGGTTTCCCGCCGGACAGCGCCGTCGTCATTGATCCGCCTAGGTCCGGCCTGCATCCAAAGGCTCTTCGGCATCTCATGCAGTACCGTCCTGAAAATCTGCTCTATATTTCATGTAAGCCACAAGTTCTTGCCATGGAAATGCCCGTGCTGCTGGAAGCCTATACGCTCGACGATTTGCGTGCGGTAGACTTGTTCCCGCACACCGAACACGTGGAGGCGCTGGCCGCGTTCACCCGCAAGGACTGACTGCCGAAAACGCGCCGAACAGTTCCGCCAGCGCCCCGAATATCGTTGCCAACACTCCGGCGACCAGTTGTAGAATTCCTTCGCCGAAAAACTCGAAATACAGTGCCAACATGCCCATTGCATGATCCTCCCACACCCAAGGTGTTTGGCCTTCATTTCATGGAATCATACCGCCGGCGCGGGCCGAGGTTACGCGCGTTTGGGCAACGGCGGGGTTGTTCGATGACGGCGCGTAACGTACAATGGCTGAAAAAATCGAGGGATACGGCCTTTTCTCCGATTGGCAAACACAAGGAAGTACGACATGGCAAATACACGCAAGACGGTGCATGTGGTCAGTAATTCACATTGGGATCGCGAATGGTGTTACCCGTTCGAGGAGACGCGGCTACTGCTTCTCGATTTCATGGACGGGCTGCTCGACCTGCTCGATACCGACCCCGACTTTCATTCGTTCACGATGGATTCTCAGACGATGTGCGTGGCGGACTACCTCGAATGGCGGCCTGAAAAGCGCGCCACGGTCGAGAAACACGTCCGTTCGGGGCGCCTAATCATCGGTCCGTGGTATTCGTTGCCTGAGGAGTACATCGTCAATGGCGAATCGCTCGTGCGCAACCTCGTTGTGGGCCATCGGATCGCGGCGTCGCTGGGCAAGGTTTGCAAGATGGGCTACACGCCGTTCAGTTACGGCCAGACTTCGCAGATGCCGCAAATCTACAACGGCTTCGGCATAGACACAATCATCTTCTACCGCGGCATCAACACGCCGCACAGCGAATTCATTCTCGAAGGCCCGGACGGCTCGCGGCTGCTCGGCATGCGTTTCGGCTGCATGAGCCGGTTCAGCT is a genomic window containing:
- the rlmD gene encoding 23S rRNA (uracil(1939)-C(5))-methyltransferase RlmD produces the protein MKFLEADKQDGIGMPEHCPHFGDCGGCKMQEVPYAEQLSHKAALLAALFNAHWPHPIPVEPSPTIWHYRNKVDFSFGRKFYPEPPPKDFDRESVLGFKTKNRWYRPLDVEECRIAPEGMGPLLDGVRRWMLEQGLHAYDTRNKKGFLRALLVREAKRTSERMVVLITADGDFDRSSFVEAVRAVYPAKSIQRGIFRGLADVATAEEVEVLYGPETIEDCLCIRDGDALRPILFRISPFSFFQTNTFGAERLYARIRQWVKDINPDTLYDLYGGMGGIAFACADLVGHIVSVESVASATQDGIYNAKRNGIENVTFFTDTVERYLKNLREGDGFPPDSAVVIDPPRSGLHPKALRHLMQYRPENLLYISCKPQVLAMEMPVLLEAYTLDDLRAVDLFPHTEHVEALAAFTRKD